A region from the Mya arenaria isolate MELC-2E11 chromosome 2, ASM2691426v1 genome encodes:
- the LOC128218219 gene encoding adhesion G-protein coupled receptor G2-like, which yields MSEPVTPDISEQTTEPVTSDNSQQSTEPVAADSSQQTTEQITPDSSQQTTEPTSPGSSQQTTEVPVQESIITTVPITDKKEPSQTDELPPSNVHDDASKALPDSSNQTIVYIPPDINVEPAVIEKLTLGTLEMFLPNLQKAKSSLNEVLHNQEVLIETIQQENAKFTESAAMQELRDTMLQAKSYHSKLVNLKREMNGLMDKSVKLKRRAVKLQQQKQKEDMSRVMQRERELEREQLLQAKVAKPTQTSPQGQGQGHTQQDTPPQGHT from the exons ATGTCAGAACCAGTGACTCCAGATATTAGTGAACAGACCACAGAACCAGTGACTTCAGATAATAGTCAACAGTCCACAGAACCAGTGGCTGCAGATAGCAGTCAACAGACCACAGAACAAATTACTCCAGATAGCAGTCAACAGACCACAGAACCAACCTCTCCAGGTAGCAGTCAACAGACCACAGAAGTTCCAGTGCAAGAATCTATTATAACCACAGTACCAATAACTGACAAAAAAGAACCGAGTCAAACAG ATGAACTGCCCCCTTCTAATGTGCATGATGATGCAAGCAAGGCACTGCCAGATTCCTCCAACCAGACTATAGTGTATATCCCTCCTGACATCAATGTTGAGCCGGCAGTGATTGAGAAACTCACGCTCGGGACACTGGAAATGTTCTTGCCCAATCTGCAGAAAGCTAAATCTTCACTGAATGAAGTATT GCACAATCAAGAAGTTTTGATAGAAACGATTCAGCAAGAGAATGCTAAGTTCACAGAGTCTGCAGCTATGCAAGAACTCCGAGATACG atgCTGCAAGCCAAATCTTACCACAGCAAACTTGTCAATTTAAAGAGGGAAATGAATGGTTTAATGGACAAATCAGTAAAACTAAAG CGAAGAGCTGTAAAActgcagcagcagaagcagaaAGAAGATATGAGCAGGGTGATGCAGCGAGAACGGGAACTGGAACGCGAGCAGCTGCTGCAGGCCAAGGTTGCCAAACCCACGCAAACTTCACCACAAggtcagggtcaaggtcacacccAGCAGGACACACCCCCACAAGGACACACCTAG